Proteins encoded together in one Kitasatospora albolonga window:
- a CDS encoding ABC transporter permease, translated as MQIRDLPYSNPGDPDVRSGPRFLYWLGRNQLGGQLKALGWGLLHQLSIAGFPIGVGIAVQAVVDRSGSRLALACGLVALLGVTIAVGDTMLHRTAVTNWITAAARVQQLLARKTAELGAALTRRVAAGEVVAVSTGDVEKIGWFVEALSRFAAAATALVLVCVGLVVYLPALGVLVAVAMPVLALAVLPLLPRATRRADEQREKAGKATELASDTVAGLRVLRGIGGEELFLGRYRRASQEVRRAAVRSARMWALISAVQVLLPGVLLLSLIWYGATLVRDGRIDVGQLVTVYSAATLMIFPLRHFEEIAMAYSFSRPSAQRAVRVLSLRRSDRTATEAGGVPSGDLYDPATGLMAARGQFTAVVCGDPDEAGRLAERLGGHAQGDDSRKAPSVLLGAVALDELPLDTARAAVLVQDKDPVLLSGTLQELLDVPSSGLVTAEEALKAAQCGDVLAALRQASPDDDGDPMRTRITERGRSLSGGQRQRLALARSLITDPEALVLDEPTSAVDSHTEARVAAGVAELRRGRTTVAFASSPLLLDVADRVVLVHGGTVVAAGTHRELLRTEPRYRAVVTRETDEEAAAAARTGTDAAPAVKSTQEIEERA; from the coding sequence ATGCAGATTCGCGATCTTCCGTACTCGAATCCCGGCGACCCCGATGTACGGTCGGGCCCACGCTTCCTGTACTGGCTCGGGCGCAATCAGCTGGGCGGGCAGCTCAAGGCCCTCGGCTGGGGACTGCTCCACCAGCTGAGCATCGCCGGGTTCCCGATCGGCGTCGGCATCGCCGTCCAGGCCGTCGTGGACCGCTCCGGTTCGCGCCTCGCGCTGGCCTGCGGGCTGGTCGCGCTCCTGGGCGTCACGATCGCGGTGGGCGACACCATGCTCCACCGGACCGCCGTGACCAACTGGATCACCGCCGCCGCCCGGGTGCAGCAGCTCCTGGCGCGCAAGACCGCCGAGCTGGGCGCCGCCCTGACCCGGCGGGTCGCGGCCGGTGAGGTCGTCGCCGTGTCGACGGGGGACGTGGAGAAGATCGGCTGGTTCGTGGAGGCCCTCTCGCGCTTCGCGGCCGCCGCCACCGCCCTCGTCCTGGTCTGCGTGGGGCTGGTCGTCTACCTCCCGGCCCTCGGCGTCCTGGTGGCCGTCGCCATGCCGGTGCTGGCCCTGGCCGTGCTGCCGCTGCTCCCCCGCGCCACCCGGCGCGCCGACGAGCAGCGCGAGAAGGCCGGAAAGGCGACCGAGCTGGCCTCGGACACGGTGGCCGGGCTGCGGGTGCTGCGCGGGATCGGCGGCGAGGAGCTGTTCCTCGGCCGCTACCGCCGGGCCTCGCAGGAGGTCCGCAGGGCGGCCGTGCGCTCCGCGCGGATGTGGGCGCTGATCTCGGCGGTGCAGGTGCTGCTGCCGGGCGTCCTGCTGCTCTCCCTGATCTGGTACGGAGCGACGCTCGTCCGCGACGGCCGCATCGACGTGGGCCAGTTGGTCACGGTGTACAGCGCGGCCACGCTGATGATCTTCCCTCTCCGTCACTTCGAGGAGATCGCGATGGCCTACTCCTTCTCCCGGCCGTCCGCACAGCGTGCGGTACGGGTGCTGTCGCTGCGCCGCAGCGACCGGACGGCCACCGAGGCGGGCGGCGTCCCGTCGGGCGATCTGTACGACCCCGCCACCGGACTGATGGCCGCCCGGGGGCAGTTCACGGCCGTCGTCTGCGGTGACCCGGACGAGGCGGGGCGGCTGGCCGAACGGCTCGGCGGCCACGCCCAGGGCGACGACTCCCGAAAGGCCCCCTCGGTCCTGCTCGGTGCCGTCGCGCTGGACGAACTCCCCCTGGACACCGCACGGGCGGCGGTCCTGGTCCAGGACAAGGACCCGGTCCTGCTCTCCGGCACGCTCCAGGAGCTGCTGGACGTGCCGTCCTCGGGGCTGGTCACCGCCGAGGAGGCGCTGAAGGCCGCGCAGTGCGGCGATGTGCTCGCCGCACTGCGCCAGGCGTCCCCCGACGACGACGGGGACCCGATGCGGACCCGGATCACCGAGCGGGGCCGGTCCCTCTCCGGCGGGCAGCGCCAGCGCCTCGCGCTGGCCCGGTCGCTGATCACCGACCCGGAGGCGCTGGTGCTGGACGAGCCGACCTCGGCCGTCGACTCGCACACCGAGGCGCGCGTCGCCGCCGGGGTCGCGGAGCTGCGCCGGGGCCGTACGACGGTCGCGTTCGCCTCCTCGCCGCTGCTGCTGGATGTGGCCGACCGGGTCGTCCTCGTCCACGGGGGGACCGTGGTCGCGGCGGGCACCCACCGCGAACTGCTGCGCACCGAACCGCGTTACCGGGCCGTCGTCACCCGCGAGACCGACGAGGAGGCGGCGGCCGCCGCCCGTACGGGGACCGACGCGGCCCCCGCCGTGAAGAGCACCCAGGAAATCGAGGAGAGGGCATGA
- a CDS encoding multidrug ABC transporter ATP-binding protein, which translates to MIGVAPPAYDPAAPESATTLPVGTPSTVRSYVRDLLRRHRKAFALLVGANAVAVIASIVGPYLLGGLVEDLSDGVTDLHLERTAAVFALALVIQAVFTRSMRLRGAMLGEEMLADLREDFLVRSVGLPPGVLERAGTGDLLSRITTDIDRLANAMREAVPQLAIGIVWTGLLVGALTVTAPPLALAVVVALPVLIVGCRWYFRRAPSAYRSEAAGYAAVAAVLAETVDAGRTVEAHRLGARRVGLSDRRVTEWTAWERYTLFLRSVLFPVVNATYVTVLGAVLLLGGWFVLEGWLTVGQLTTGALLAQMLVDPIGMILRWYDELQVAQVSLARLVGVREIEPDGGDAEAGPDGRDVRADEVRFGYREGVDVLHQVSLDVAPGTRLALVGPSGAGKSTLGRLLAGIYAPRTGEVTLGGTELSRMTAERVREHVALVNQEHHVFVGSLRDNLLLAREGAQDAELWASLAAVDADGWARALDKGLDTEVGSGGFALTPAQAQQIALARLVLADPHTLVLDEATSLLDPRAARHLERSLARVLEGRTVVAIAHRLHTAHDADVIAVVEDGRISELGSHDELVAADGAYAALWRSWHG; encoded by the coding sequence ATGATCGGCGTCGCACCTCCGGCGTACGACCCGGCCGCCCCGGAGTCGGCCACCACCCTTCCCGTCGGCACCCCGTCGACCGTACGGAGTTACGTACGGGATCTGCTGCGGCGTCACCGCAAGGCTTTCGCCCTGCTGGTCGGCGCCAACGCGGTGGCGGTCATCGCGTCGATCGTCGGCCCGTATCTGCTCGGCGGGCTGGTGGAGGACCTCTCCGACGGGGTCACCGACCTGCATCTGGAGCGCACCGCCGCGGTCTTCGCCCTCGCGCTGGTGATCCAGGCGGTGTTCACCCGGTCGATGCGGCTGCGCGGGGCCATGCTGGGCGAGGAGATGCTCGCCGATCTGCGCGAGGACTTCCTCGTACGGTCCGTGGGACTGCCGCCGGGGGTTCTGGAGCGGGCCGGGACGGGCGATCTGCTCTCCCGGATCACCACGGACATCGACCGGCTGGCCAACGCGATGCGGGAGGCCGTGCCGCAGCTGGCCATCGGCATCGTGTGGACCGGGCTGCTGGTCGGCGCGCTCACCGTGACCGCTCCCCCGCTGGCGCTGGCCGTGGTGGTCGCGCTGCCGGTGCTGATCGTCGGCTGCCGCTGGTACTTCCGGCGCGCGCCCTCCGCGTACCGCTCGGAGGCGGCGGGTTACGCGGCCGTCGCCGCCGTGCTCGCCGAGACCGTGGACGCCGGGCGGACCGTGGAGGCCCACCGGCTCGGCGCCCGCCGGGTGGGGCTGTCGGACCGGCGCGTCACCGAATGGACGGCGTGGGAGCGCTACACCCTGTTCCTGCGTTCGGTGCTCTTCCCGGTCGTCAACGCCACGTACGTGACCGTCCTCGGCGCGGTCCTGCTGCTCGGCGGCTGGTTCGTGCTGGAGGGCTGGCTCACGGTCGGGCAGCTGACGACGGGCGCGCTGCTGGCCCAGATGCTGGTCGACCCGATCGGGATGATCCTGCGCTGGTACGACGAACTCCAGGTCGCCCAGGTGTCGCTGGCGCGGCTCGTCGGCGTACGGGAGATCGAGCCGGACGGCGGGGACGCGGAGGCAGGCCCGGACGGCCGGGACGTGCGGGCGGACGAGGTGCGCTTCGGGTACCGGGAGGGCGTCGACGTCCTGCACCAGGTGTCGCTGGACGTGGCGCCGGGCACCCGGCTCGCGCTGGTCGGCCCTTCGGGTGCGGGCAAGTCGACGCTGGGCCGGCTGCTGGCCGGGATCTACGCCCCGCGCACCGGGGAGGTCACGCTCGGCGGCACCGAGCTGTCCCGGATGACGGCGGAGCGGGTCCGTGAGCATGTGGCCCTGGTCAACCAGGAGCACCACGTCTTCGTCGGTTCGCTGCGGGACAACCTGCTGCTGGCCCGGGAGGGGGCGCAGGATGCCGAGCTGTGGGCCTCGCTGGCCGCCGTGGACGCGGACGGCTGGGCGCGGGCCCTGGACAAGGGGCTGGACACGGAGGTCGGTTCGGGCGGGTTCGCGCTGACCCCGGCGCAGGCGCAGCAGATCGCGCTGGCCCGTCTCGTCCTGGCCGACCCGCACACCCTGGTCCTGGACGAGGCGACCTCGCTCCTCGACCCGAGGGCCGCCCGCCATCTGGAGCGTTCCCTGGCCCGCGTGCTGGAGGGCCGTACGGTGGTGGCGATCGCGCACCGGCTGCACACCGCGCACGACGCGGACGTCATCGCGGTCGTGGAGGACGGCCGGATCAGCGAGCTGGGCAGCCATGACGAACTGGTCGCGGCGGACGGGGCGTACGCGGCGCTGTGGCGGTCCTGGCACGGGTGA
- a CDS encoding spermidine synthase: MTTPPSPPVADDPPSDQGLGQRAAVALVFGSSAAVLVVEIVALRLLAPYLGLTLETSTMVIGIALTAIALGSWLGGRAADQVDPYRLIGPALGVSGVVVSLTPLLLRTTAEWATPLLLLVAAGTLLVPGALLSAVTPIVTKLRLTSLAETGTVVGRLSGVGTFGAIVGTVLTGFVLVSRLPVSFILTGLGGLLVIASALVRWRARHRLRASAVALATVAAGSLATGFAPGGCDAETRYHCARIVADPDRATGRTLVLDGLRHSYVDIDDPTHLQFGYVRAIAAVVDTAFPEGEPLAAHHIGGGGLTFPRYLATVRPGTRSLVSEIDGGVVRIDREQLGLDTSTGIDVRVEDGRLGLKRLAADSRDVVVGDAFGGVSVPWHLTTFQALRDVRRVLKDDGLYVANLIDHGELAFARAEVATLRKLFAHVALIGAPVDIGLDPAATPVGGNLLVVASARPVDAPAVQEALDTRETGWRIATGDTVTAWTGDAPVLTDDYAPVDQLLQPHRTRTVR, translated from the coding sequence GTGACCACACCGCCCTCCCCTCCCGTGGCCGACGACCCGCCCAGCGACCAGGGGCTCGGCCAGCGCGCCGCCGTGGCCCTCGTGTTCGGCTCATCGGCCGCGGTCCTGGTGGTCGAGATCGTCGCCCTGCGGCTCCTGGCCCCCTACCTCGGCCTCACCCTCGAAACCAGCACCATGGTGATCGGCATCGCCCTCACCGCGATCGCGCTCGGCTCCTGGCTGGGCGGGCGCGCCGCCGACCAGGTCGACCCGTACCGCCTCATCGGCCCCGCGCTCGGGGTCTCCGGCGTGGTCGTCTCGCTCACCCCGCTGCTGCTCCGCACCACGGCGGAGTGGGCGACTCCGCTGCTCCTGCTGGTCGCGGCGGGGACCCTCCTGGTGCCCGGCGCCCTGCTCTCCGCCGTCACCCCGATCGTCACCAAGCTGCGGCTCACCAGCCTCGCCGAGACCGGGACGGTGGTGGGACGGCTCTCCGGGGTGGGCACCTTCGGTGCCATCGTCGGCACGGTCCTCACCGGATTCGTCCTGGTCTCGCGGCTGCCCGTCAGCTTCATCCTGACCGGCCTCGGCGGCCTGCTGGTGATCGCCTCCGCGCTGGTCCGGTGGCGGGCGCGCCACCGGCTCCGGGCCTCGGCCGTGGCGCTGGCCACCGTCGCCGCCGGCTCCCTCGCCACCGGGTTCGCCCCCGGAGGCTGCGACGCGGAGACCCGGTACCACTGCGCCCGGATCGTCGCCGACCCCGACCGGGCCACCGGCCGCACCCTCGTCCTGGACGGGCTGCGCCACTCCTATGTGGACATCGACGACCCGACGCACCTTCAGTTCGGTTACGTGCGGGCCATCGCGGCGGTGGTCGACACCGCGTTCCCCGAGGGCGAGCCGCTCGCCGCCCACCACATCGGGGGCGGCGGCCTCACCTTCCCCCGCTACCTCGCCACCGTCCGCCCCGGGACCCGCAGCCTCGTCTCCGAGATCGACGGCGGGGTCGTCCGCATCGACCGCGAACAGCTCGGCCTCGACACGTCCACCGGCATCGACGTCCGCGTGGAGGACGGCAGGCTGGGCCTCAAGCGGCTGGCCGCCGACAGCCGCGACGTCGTCGTCGGCGACGCCTTCGGAGGCGTCAGCGTGCCCTGGCACCTCACGACCTTCCAAGCGCTGCGGGACGTACGCCGGGTGCTCAAGGACGACGGCCTGTACGTCGCCAACCTCATCGACCACGGCGAACTGGCCTTCGCCCGGGCCGAGGTCGCCACCCTCCGCAAGCTCTTCGCGCACGTCGCCCTCATCGGCGCCCCCGTCGACATCGGCCTCGACCCGGCCGCCACCCCCGTGGGCGGCAACCTGCTGGTGGTCGCCTCCGCCCGGCCGGTCGACGCCCCCGCCGTCCAGGAGGCCCTGGACACCCGGGAGACCGGCTGGCGGATCGCCACCGGGGACACCGTCACCGCCTGGACCGGGGACGCCCCGGTCCTCACCGACGACTACGCCCCGGTGGACCAGCTCCTCCAGCCCCACCGCACCCGGACCGTACGGTGA
- a CDS encoding CopY family transcriptional regulator has protein sequence MRRLGELEAEIMDCLWKWDRPATVREVVDDINLRRPAAYTTVMTVATILYDKGWLTRRKQGQAWLYTPVRSREAYSAALMEDALGASRDRSAALVHFVERMTDEEVAALREALRATGRGGEL, from the coding sequence ATGCGACGGCTCGGAGAGCTCGAGGCCGAGATCATGGACTGTCTGTGGAAGTGGGACAGACCGGCGACGGTCCGCGAGGTCGTCGACGACATCAACCTCCGCCGCCCGGCCGCCTATACGACGGTGATGACCGTGGCCACGATCCTCTACGACAAGGGCTGGCTGACCCGGCGGAAGCAGGGGCAGGCATGGCTCTACACCCCGGTGCGCAGCCGTGAGGCGTACTCGGCGGCCCTGATGGAGGACGCCCTCGGGGCGAGCCGGGACCGCTCGGCCGCCCTCGTCCACTTCGTGGAACGGATGACCGACGAGGAGGTCGCCGCCCTGCGCGAGGCGCTGCGCGCGACGGGCCGGGGCGGCGAGCTGTGA
- a CDS encoding disulfide bond formation protein DsbA, producing MKKHLIVAAVILAAFAAGLGSFLLLAPEDRDRGTVGVEAAGQPQHIRESSHRLTSPENSELTVVEFLDFECEACGAVYPAVEKLRAEYGDRVTFVARYFPMPGHKNAQLAARTVEAAAGQGKFEEMYSKLFTTQAQWGEATESKEELFREYAGELGLDMEKFTAALNDPATTERIEADQRDGLGLGVQGTPTFFVDGLRIPNPGSYEEFRALIEKKLAPR from the coding sequence ATGAAGAAGCATCTGATCGTCGCCGCGGTGATCCTGGCGGCCTTCGCCGCCGGACTCGGCTCCTTCCTGCTGCTGGCACCCGAGGACCGCGACCGGGGGACGGTGGGCGTCGAGGCCGCGGGCCAGCCCCAGCACATACGGGAATCCAGCCACCGGCTCACCTCGCCCGAGAACAGCGAGCTGACGGTGGTGGAGTTCCTCGACTTCGAGTGCGAGGCGTGCGGAGCGGTCTACCCGGCGGTGGAGAAGCTGCGCGCGGAGTACGGGGACCGGGTCACCTTCGTCGCCCGCTACTTCCCCATGCCGGGCCACAAGAACGCCCAGCTCGCCGCCCGCACCGTGGAAGCCGCCGCCGGGCAGGGCAAGTTCGAGGAGATGTACAGCAAGCTCTTCACCACGCAGGCGCAGTGGGGCGAGGCCACCGAGTCCAAGGAAGAGCTCTTCCGCGAGTACGCCGGGGAACTCGGCCTCGACATGGAGAAGTTCACCGCCGCCCTGAACGACCCGGCGACCACCGAGCGCATCGAGGCCGACCAGCGTGACGGACTCGGCCTCGGGGTCCAGGGCACGCCCACGTTCTTCGTCGACGGGCTCAGGATTCCCAACCCCGGCTCGTACGAGGAGTTCCGCGCGCTCATCGAGAAGAAGCTCGCACCCCGGTGA
- a CDS encoding phosphotransferase — MRRVADIGGCDDDGRAGTVDRGRFPDARTPWDDADRRAEALEWVTGHLAAHGLRESGPREVRLRPWSVLVRFSVAGAPGDRPVWFKAVPPAAAFEASLAAALADWVPDHVLAPLAVDAERGWCLLPDGGPLLRQVLDEGAGTLADWEDALRGYAVMQRALVPYAEKMTGLGVPSARPHELPGLFDTLTAENEALTREERVALEGLRPRLVEWCEELAAVGVAASLDHADLHDGQLFRPAPGRFAYFDWGDALVGHPFSSLLVPARSAEDRFGPRVLPRLRDAYLEPWTGDGVAAGDLRRAVSLAWRLAALGRAASWGRMFAVPGAPAAPGGAETARWLRELHTEPPL; from the coding sequence ATGCGCAGAGTTGCTGATATCGGCGGATGTGATGATGACGGCCGGGCCGGGACCGTGGACCGGGGGCGCTTCCCGGACGCCAGGACCCCCTGGGACGACGCGGACCGCCGGGCGGAGGCCCTGGAGTGGGTGACCGGGCATCTGGCGGCCCACGGGCTGCGCGAGTCCGGGCCCCGGGAGGTGCGGCTGCGGCCCTGGTCGGTGCTCGTACGGTTCTCCGTCGCCGGTGCCCCCGGTGACCGGCCGGTGTGGTTCAAGGCCGTGCCCCCTGCCGCCGCCTTCGAGGCGTCTCTCGCCGCCGCCCTGGCCGACTGGGTGCCGGACCACGTCCTGGCGCCGCTCGCCGTCGACGCGGAGCGCGGCTGGTGCCTGCTGCCGGACGGCGGACCGCTGCTGCGGCAGGTGCTGGACGAGGGCGCGGGCACGCTCGCGGACTGGGAGGACGCCCTGCGCGGTTACGCGGTGATGCAGCGGGCGCTCGTCCCGTACGCGGAGAAGATGACGGGTCTCGGGGTGCCCAGTGCCCGACCGCACGAACTGCCGGGGCTGTTCGACACGCTGACGGCGGAGAACGAGGCGCTCACCCGGGAGGAGCGGGTGGCGCTGGAGGGGCTGCGGCCCCGGCTGGTGGAGTGGTGCGAGGAGCTGGCCGCGGTGGGGGTGGCCGCTTCGCTGGACCATGCCGATCTCCACGACGGCCAGCTCTTCCGGCCCGCCCCCGGCCGGTTCGCCTACTTCGACTGGGGCGACGCCCTGGTCGGCCACCCGTTCTCCAGCCTGCTGGTCCCCGCGCGGTCGGCCGAGGACCGGTTCGGGCCCCGGGTGCTGCCCCGGCTGCGGGACGCCTATCTGGAGCCGTGGACGGGCGACGGGGTGGCGGCGGGCGATCTGCGGCGGGCGGTGAGCCTGGCGTGGCGGCTCGCGGCGCTGGGCCGGGCCGCCTCCTGGGGGCGGATGTTCGCCGTTCCCGGCGCCCCGGCCGCCCCCGGCGGCGCCGAGACGGCCCGCTGGCTGCGTGAGCTGCACACGGAGCCGCCGCTGTGA